From the genome of Amia ocellicauda isolate fAmiCal2 chromosome 14, fAmiCal2.hap1, whole genome shotgun sequence, one region includes:
- the LOC136767832 gene encoding zinc finger protein 723-like produces MSVSAALSGRLSSALAELMRAALCEIWKAVEETVSESRVEITRRQRENEALRRRLQELMVAGEAAVCHWSSGADGPPVQSRGAGRRETGPAKASALPDSGERAPTEQEWGSSLRQDTEPIASEDKLGLTKQHRGEEELRGLEAEPQTEGLSQGLWALGSECGPSAGSDELSSTGTQCEPSVATDHIKTEDDELDLDVHTLLKDDLCILKLENITGDLGKPEPELPVDGLYETESVALQNRLSGGNDEAVKDESPPSQHTQVCPRPSSSHTRPSQQTGKHQGCHCCPQCGKTFSNYANFKIHRRTHTGEKPYCCSQCGRSFSQANNLKSHQRIHTGEKPYCCSQCGKSFSQAASLNYHQRIHTGEKPYCCFQCGKSFVHAGSLQSHQRIHTGEKPYCCTQCGKSFGRAGSLQSHQRVHTGEKPYCCSQCGKCFSQTASLYYHQRIHTGVKPYCCSQCGKSFILAGQLASHQRIHTGSQNLE; encoded by the exons ATGTCGGTGTCCGCGGCTCTGAGCGGCCGCCTGTCCTCGGCGCTGGCCGAGCTGATGAGAGCCGCCCTGTGTGAGATCTGGAAGGCGGTGGAAGAGACGGTGTCGGAGTCCCGGGTGGAAATAACccgcagacagagagaaaacgaGGCGCTGAGGCGGAGGCTGCAGGAGCTCATGGTGGCGGGGGAGGCGGCTGTGTGTCACTGGAGCTCCGGAGCGGACGGGCCGCCTGTGCAGAGCCGAGGAGCCGGGAGGAGAGAGACCG GACCTGCAAAGGCCAGCGCTCTCCCAGACTCTGGTGAAAGGGCTCCCACTGAGCAGGAGTGGggctccagtctgaggcaggacacagagcccaTAGCTAGCGAAGACAAATTGGGGCTGACCAAGCAGCACAGGGGTGAAGAGGAGCTCAGGGGACTGGAGGCAGAGCCACAGACTGAGGGTTTATCACAGGGACTCTGGGCACTGGGAtctgagtgtggacccagtgcagGTAGTGATGAATTGAGTTCTACTGGAACCCAGTGTGAACCCAGTGTGGCAACTGATCACATTAAGACGGAGGACGATGAACTGGATTTAGATGTGCATACACTTCTGAAAGATGACCTCTGTATTCTTAAACTGGAGAATATTACAGGAGACCTAGGTAAACCTGAACCCGAGCTCCCTGTAGATGGATTATATGAAACAGAATCTGTTGCCTTACAGAATAGGCTCAGTGGAGGGAATGACGAAGCAGTGAAGGATGAGAGCCCACCTTCACAGCACACACAGGTGTGTCCTAGACCCTCCAGCTCACACACCCGCCCCTCACAACAAACTGGGAAACATCAGGGCTGCCATTGCTgcccccagtgtgggaagacttTCAGTAACTATGCAAACTTTAAAATTCATAGgcgcactcacacaggagagaaaccttACTGTTGCTCCCAGTGTGGGAGGAGCTTCAGTCAGGCAAACAACCTTAAATCTCATCAGCGCATTCATACAGGGGAGAAACCATACTGCTGTTCCCAGTGTGGCAAGAGCTTCAGTCAGGCAGCAAGTCTTAATTATcatcagcgcattcacacaggagagaaaccgtacTGTTGCTTCCAGTGTGGAAAGAGCTTTGTTCATGCAGGAAGTCTTCAAtctcaccagcgcattcacacaggggaGAAGCCATACTgctgcacccagtgtgggaagagcttcggCCGTGCAGGTAGTCTTCAATCTCACCAGCGGGTTCACACTGGAGAGAAGCCATACtgctgctcccagtgtgggaagtgcTTCAGTCAAACCGCAAGCCTTTATtatcaccagcgcattcacacaggagtgAAACCATACTGttgctcccagtgtgggaagagtttcattCTTGCAGGTCAACTTGCATCTCACCAGCGAATTCACACAGGATCACAGAATCttgaataa